From a single Myotis daubentonii chromosome 5, mMyoDau2.1, whole genome shotgun sequence genomic region:
- the KCNMB1 gene encoding calcium-activated potassium channel subunit beta-1 isoform X1 — protein MGKKLVMAQKRGETRALCLGVAMVVCAVIAYYILCTTMLPLCQKSVWTQESTCHLIETNIRDQEELEGRKVAQYPCLWVNVSAVGRWAVLYHTEDTWDQNQQCSYIPSSLDNYQLARADVEKVRDNFHEHRVFYCFSTTRENETTVLYRRLYGPQTLLFSLFWPTFLLTGGLLIIVMVKINQSLSILAAQK, from the exons ATGGGGAAGAAGCTGGTGATGGCCCAGAAGCGGGGAGAGACTCGAGCCCTTTGCCTGGGCGTGGCCATGGTGGTGTGTGCCGTCATCGCCTACTACATCCTCTGCACGACCATGCTGCCCCTCTGCCAGAAAAG CGTGTGGACCCAGGAATCCACGTGCCACCTGATTGAGACCAACATCAGGGaccaggaggagctggagggcaggaagGTGGCCCAGTACCCATGCCTGTGGGTCAACGTGTCCGCCGTGGGCCGCTGGGCCGTGCTGTACCACACGGAGGACACCTGGGACCAGAACCAGCAG TGCTCCTACATCCCAAGCAGCCTGGACAACTACCAGCTGGCCCGGGCCGACGTGGAGAAAGTCAGAGACAACTTCCACGAGCACCGGGTTTTCTACTGCTTCTCGACCACACGGGAGAATGAGACCACAGTCCTGTACCGGCGCCTCTACGGGCCCCAGACCctcctgttctctctcttctggccCACCTTCCTGCTGACCGGAGGCCTCCTCATCATCGTCATGGTGAAGATCAACCAGTCCCTCTCCATCCTGGCGGCTCAGAAGTAG
- the KCNMB1 gene encoding calcium-activated potassium channel subunit beta-1 isoform X2, with protein sequence MGKKLVMAQKRGETRALCLGVAMVVCAVIAYYILCTTMLPLCQKSVWTQESTCHLIETNIRDQEELEGRKVAQYPCLWVNVSAVGRWAVLYHTEDTWDQNQQSFPAEPHLTRPEAPQNKSVSELNVCHARVHNAPLDAPFLPSAFQRLILAGQHLLPGSHRARPQRVFNVNYCQYLQNVRVHIKLWFSDFS encoded by the exons ATGGGGAAGAAGCTGGTGATGGCCCAGAAGCGGGGAGAGACTCGAGCCCTTTGCCTGGGCGTGGCCATGGTGGTGTGTGCCGTCATCGCCTACTACATCCTCTGCACGACCATGCTGCCCCTCTGCCAGAAAAG CGTGTGGACCCAGGAATCCACGTGCCACCTGATTGAGACCAACATCAGGGaccaggaggagctggagggcaggaagGTGGCCCAGTACCCATGCCTGTGGGTCAACGTGTCCGCCGTGGGCCGCTGGGCCGTGCTGTACCACACGGAGGACACCTGGGACCAGAACCAGCAG AGCTTTCCAGCTGAACCTCATCTGACCAGGCCAGAGGCTCCTCAGAACAAGTCAGTGTCAGAACTGAATGTGTGCCACGCTCGTGTGCACAACGCTCCTCTGGATgcacccttcctcccctctgcaTTCCAGCGTCTAATACTGGCTGGCCAGCACCTTTTGCCTGGCTCACACAGGGCGAGACCACAGAGGGTGTTCAATGTGAACTACTGCCAATATTTGCAGAATGTGAGAGTTCACATTAAACTCTGGTTTTCTGACTTCTCGTGA